A genome region from candidate division KSB1 bacterium includes the following:
- a CDS encoding ADP-ribosylglycohydrolase family protein yields the protein MKKMVAMILLMLLSLMLMQCSQQEVKTIPVDVMKDKIAGGWAGKMIGVTYGYPTEFRARGTTYDEELAWDDGQINNALEQDDMYVQMSFMMTMDEHGMDAPAEKFAESFANAGYPLWCANVTARKNYFDGIMPPMSGHPKYNIWADAIDFQIEADFIGFMCPGLPQTANAFCDKIGHIMNYGDGVYGGMFVCGLYSEAFFEKDIKLIVENALKTIPAESGYAQCIQHTLDLYETYPDDWRAAWQELEERWGDTDISGPLNPFNIDAKLNGAYIVMGLLYGQGDFGKTMEISIRCGQDSDCNPSNAAAVLGIRDGYSSISEEWKGGIPAIADSLFIFTDYSFNKVVDNTLDYALQLIKENGGNVQEGVAEIAVQPPKAPKDLEVSFPDLKASYKSAITDPSWTWKGNWETASFDNFFEMT from the coding sequence ATGAAGAAAATGGTCGCAATGATCTTGCTCATGCTCTTATCTCTGATGTTGATGCAATGCTCACAACAGGAGGTAAAGACGATCCCGGTGGATGTGATGAAAGACAAAATCGCAGGCGGATGGGCCGGAAAGATGATTGGTGTCACTTATGGCTATCCCACAGAATTCAGAGCCCGGGGAACCACTTATGATGAAGAACTGGCGTGGGATGACGGACAAATTAATAATGCGCTGGAGCAGGATGACATGTACGTACAAATGAGCTTTATGATGACTATGGATGAACATGGAATGGACGCACCGGCGGAAAAATTTGCGGAATCCTTTGCCAATGCCGGGTATCCGCTCTGGTGCGCCAATGTAACGGCGCGCAAGAACTATTTTGACGGTATTATGCCGCCCATGTCCGGGCATCCCAAGTACAATATCTGGGCGGACGCCATTGATTTTCAAATCGAGGCTGATTTTATCGGATTTATGTGTCCCGGACTCCCGCAGACGGCCAATGCCTTTTGTGACAAAATCGGGCATATCATGAATTACGGCGATGGTGTGTACGGAGGCATGTTTGTATGCGGATTGTATTCGGAAGCGTTTTTTGAAAAGGATATCAAACTCATTGTTGAAAATGCTTTGAAAACCATCCCGGCTGAAAGCGGCTATGCGCAATGTATTCAGCATACTCTTGATCTCTATGAAACATATCCCGATGACTGGCGGGCTGCCTGGCAGGAGCTGGAAGAAAGATGGGGAGACACGGATATCAGCGGGCCTTTGAATCCCTTTAATATCGATGCAAAACTGAACGGCGCCTATATTGTCATGGGCCTGCTTTACGGGCAGGGCGATTTTGGCAAAACCATGGAGATTTCCATCCGCTGCGGTCAGGATTCTGACTGCAACCCGTCGAATGCTGCTGCGGTTCTGGGTATCCGCGACGGGTATTCAAGTATTTCGGAAGAATGGAAGGGCGGTATTCCGGCTATTGCGGATTCACTGTTTATTTTTACCGACTATTCTTTCAATAAAGTGGTTGATAACACGCTGGATTATGCGTTGCAACTGATCAAAGAAAACGGCGGAAATGTGCAAGAGGGTGTTGCGGAAATTGCCGTCCAGCCGCCCAAAGCGCCCAAGGATCTTGAGGTCTCGTTTCCTGATTTAAAAGCCTCCTACAAGTCTGCTATCACCGATCCGTCGTGGACCTGGAAAGGCAATTGGGAGACCGCCTCATTTGATAACTTTTTCGAAATGACATAA
- a CDS encoding alpha/beta hydrolase-fold protein, whose translation MSPENYEQREENSMIHDAARLNIILFLIAVCIPLHAADKTESPGHIGTEPLPVKEISFYSESLQRDMYINIVLPRGYDQSGMDYPVLYLCHGLTSNYHEFEHVGVPEYLNCFDMIVVMVDVGNSWYVNWARSADGQHNNYADHVTQDIINYVDSHYRTIDSRKGRAINGISMGGFGAISLGLSHPELFCSIASHSGALTWAAGQRELLENDKDPWVIWEKALQDTVTRYNNIDIDGYSTIPERTPNGQIFVKPQDADAVDPFKLVLQVPRDSCRIST comes from the coding sequence TTGAGTCCCGAAAATTATGAACAGCGAGAGGAAAACAGTATGATTCATGATGCGGCAAGGTTAAATATCATTTTATTTCTCATAGCGGTGTGTATCCCCCTGCATGCTGCAGATAAAACTGAATCTCCCGGTCATATCGGGACTGAACCGCTGCCCGTTAAGGAAATCAGTTTTTATTCAGAATCTCTCCAGCGTGACATGTATATCAATATCGTTTTGCCTCGCGGTTACGATCAATCCGGTATGGACTATCCGGTTCTTTATCTCTGCCACGGATTGACTTCAAATTATCATGAATTTGAGCATGTGGGGGTGCCCGAGTACCTGAATTGTTTTGATATGATCGTCGTCATGGTGGATGTGGGCAATTCCTGGTATGTTAATTGGGCGCGTTCCGCAGACGGTCAGCACAACAATTATGCGGATCATGTGACACAGGATATCATCAACTATGTGGACAGCCATTATCGCACGATTGATAGCAGAAAAGGCAGAGCGATTAATGGTATTTCCATGGGCGGATTCGGCGCGATTTCTCTGGGACTTTCGCATCCCGAGCTTTTTTGTTCAATTGCCAGTCACAGTGGTGCCCTGACCTGGGCAGCCGGTCAGCGGGAGTTATTGGAAAACGATAAAGATCCCTGGGTGATATGGGAAAAGGCTTTACAGGACACAGTCACGCGTTACAATAATATTGATATTGATGGCTATTCGACCATACCTGAGCGGACCCCGAACGGTCAGATCTTTGTCAAACCGCAAGATGCTGATGCTGTTGATCCGTTTAAACTGGTTTTGCAGGTACCCAGAGACAGCTGCCGCATATCTACCTGA
- a CDS encoding SUMF1/EgtB/PvdO family nonheme iron enzyme, giving the protein MRSILLCVVVLFCLSPDHILYPQPDNMQFVEAGEFLYHVEYRWREGLTLDSLIVDDQGMRYRYSCDVDVPAFYMDKNEVTNEDFKRFLDATGYQPQWPENFLKHWKNGTFPRGRGDHPVVWVSLQDAQAYAEWAEKRLPTEVEWQKAAQGPNGLDWPWGNIYDPDKANMDSDATKPVGSYPKGASPYGCMDMAGNVWEWTDSFSSDGYHFFCWIRGGSYFFAKGSRWYMQGGPITTYQRAKFWLMTPALNRSASIGFRCVQDID; this is encoded by the coding sequence ATGCGGTCGATTTTATTATGTGTGGTTGTTTTATTTTGCTTGTCACCGGACCATATTTTATACCCGCAACCGGATAATATGCAGTTTGTGGAGGCCGGCGAGTTTTTATACCATGTGGAATACCGCTGGAGGGAAGGGTTGACCCTGGATTCGCTTATTGTCGATGATCAGGGTATGCGGTACAGGTACAGTTGCGATGTAGATGTGCCTGCTTTTTACATGGACAAGAACGAGGTGACAAATGAAGACTTTAAACGGTTTCTTGATGCAACGGGTTATCAACCTCAATGGCCGGAAAATTTTCTAAAGCACTGGAAAAATGGTACGTTCCCGCGCGGACGTGGTGATCATCCGGTTGTATGGGTTTCTCTTCAAGACGCTCAGGCCTACGCCGAGTGGGCGGAGAAAAGACTTCCCACCGAGGTTGAATGGCAAAAAGCAGCTCAGGGGCCGAATGGGCTTGACTGGCCCTGGGGGAATATTTATGATCCTGATAAAGCGAATATGGATTCAGATGCTACAAAGCCAGTCGGCAGTTATCCTAAAGGCGCCAGTCCCTACGGATGCATGGATATGGCAGGTAATGTGTGGGAATGGACAGATTCATTTTCATCCGATGGTTATCATTTCTTTTGCTGGATCCGTGGCGGCAGTTACTTTTTTGCAAAAGGCAGCCGCTGGTATATGCAGGGTGGCCCGATTACAACCTATCAGCGCGCGAAATTCTGGCTGATGACACCTGCATTAAACCGGAGTGCATCAATTGGTTTTCGTTGTGTACAAGATATTGATTAA
- a CDS encoding L-rhamnose/proton symporter RhaT — MSIFFPETLLQPRGLVLLAGMALTVLGIVLCSRAGARKTPVSAASKVDAKAFASGLLIAIFAGILSCLPNVGMAFGTNVIRAARLSGVSDTFSGNVVWALFYTIGFAVNFAYCVFLMLRRKTTSLFFNKETKRNLFLAVLMGIMWIGSFYLYGMSTAKLGQWGVIVGWPLFITLSIVIGNLWGIWRGEWKQASPKAKKMLYHGIAVLIAAVIVVGISNSL; from the coding sequence ATGAGCATATTTTTCCCTGAAACATTGCTGCAGCCGAGAGGTCTGGTGCTGCTGGCCGGCATGGCATTGACAGTTTTAGGGATTGTCTTGTGTTCCAGAGCAGGCGCCAGGAAAACACCTGTATCCGCGGCATCCAAAGTCGATGCCAAAGCGTTTGCGAGCGGACTTTTAATTGCGATATTCGCCGGAATTCTATCCTGTCTCCCCAATGTGGGAATGGCTTTTGGCACCAACGTGATCCGTGCGGCCCGGTTGTCCGGTGTATCTGACACGTTTTCCGGCAATGTGGTCTGGGCGCTTTTCTATACAATCGGTTTTGCTGTAAATTTTGCATACTGTGTATTTTTGATGCTGCGGCGAAAAACCACCAGTCTGTTTTTTAATAAAGAAACCAAGCGCAATTTATTTCTAGCAGTCCTCATGGGCATTATGTGGATTGGCAGTTTTTATCTGTATGGTATGAGCACAGCCAAACTGGGTCAATGGGGTGTGATCGTGGGCTGGCCCCTGTTCATCACGTTGTCAATTGTGATTGGAAATCTTTGGGGGATTTGGCGAGGCGAATGGAAGCAGGCTTCACCCAAAGCAAAAAAAATGCTTTATCACGGGATTGCTGTGTTGATTGCTGCAGTGATTGTGGTTGGAATCAGTAATTCGTTATAG
- a CDS encoding L-rhamnose/proton symporter RhaT, translating into MMLIAGFSLVLIAGFFQGSFVLPMTLTRKWEWEHSWGTFSLFGMLIFNWLLAFLLIPEILTIYQSVESKDIITLILFGAGWGVGAILFGLGMDKLGMALGYPDYYGTHRQSWCPYPDEHIFP; encoded by the coding sequence ATGATGCTTATCGCAGGATTTTCGTTGGTCTTAATTGCAGGATTTTTTCAAGGTTCTTTTGTTCTTCCCATGACATTGACAAGAAAATGGGAATGGGAGCATTCCTGGGGCACATTTTCCCTGTTTGGAATGCTGATATTCAATTGGCTGTTGGCCTTTTTGCTCATTCCTGAAATCTTGACGATTTATCAATCCGTTGAAAGCAAGGATATCATTACACTGATTTTGTTTGGCGCCGGATGGGGTGTGGGTGCCATACTTTTCGGGCTGGGTATGGACAAACTGGGCATGGCGCTCGGATATCCAGATTATTATGGGACTCATCGCCAGTCTTGGTGCCCTTATCCCGATGAGCATATTTTTCCCTGA
- a CDS encoding ribokinase gives MGKVTVVGSYIVALVIDTDRIPVEGETVMGRNYHMTHGGKGSNMAACAARLDADTTFMGKIGRDNFGRQFLDLLQSEHVSSEGVLYSDTLPTAVGFIVFSASGTNLIVIDSAANNEFSPFDVKAHKSIIESSDVIISPLEIPLDTALEAARIARANNTKSILNPAPAVNMQDKDLSSVFALTPNETEGRVCLGLKPDDPISNTDLAGALLDLGAENIILTLGENGVLWASHRGVSMFPALNVQVVDSVGAGDAFNAGLAVGLSEDKPIEQAIAMGITTASLSTQKRETIESYPWRKEVETRIREILISQ, from the coding sequence ATGGGCAAAGTAACCGTTGTCGGCAGCTATATTGTTGCTCTTGTGATTGATACGGATCGAATCCCCGTGGAAGGCGAGACTGTAATGGGACGGAATTATCATATGACGCACGGCGGCAAAGGATCGAATATGGCGGCCTGCGCAGCTCGTCTCGACGCGGATACAACATTTATGGGTAAAATCGGCAGAGATAACTTTGGCCGGCAGTTCCTGGACTTGCTGCAATCGGAACATGTCAGCAGTGAAGGCGTGCTGTATTCTGATACGTTACCCACCGCAGTCGGATTTATCGTTTTCAGCGCAAGCGGCACCAATCTGATTGTTATAGACAGCGCGGCCAATAATGAGTTTTCGCCTTTTGATGTAAAAGCGCATAAATCTATTATTGAATCTTCCGATGTTATTATCTCACCGTTGGAAATTCCTCTGGATACCGCTCTGGAAGCGGCGCGAATTGCCAGGGCAAATAATACGAAAAGTATTCTCAATCCGGCGCCTGCTGTAAATATGCAGGATAAGGATCTGAGCAGTGTCTTTGCATTGACGCCGAACGAAACCGAAGGCCGGGTGTGTCTGGGATTAAAGCCGGATGATCCCATCAGCAATACAGATCTTGCCGGGGCTTTGCTGGACCTGGGAGCCGAAAACATCATCCTGACTTTGGGTGAAAACGGCGTGCTCTGGGCCAGTCATCGCGGTGTTTCAATGTTCCCGGCTCTGAACGTACAGGTCGTTGACAGTGTGGGGGCAGGAGATGCGTTTAACGCCGGGTTGGCTGTGGGATTGAGTGAAGACAAGCCGATTGAACAAGCCATTGCCATGGGTATTACCACCGCTTCTCTCTCGACTCAAAAGCGTGAAACCATCGAATCTTATCCCTGGCGCAAAGAGGTGGAGACGAGGATAAGAGAAATCTTGATCAGCCAATAA
- a CDS encoding uroporphyrinogen decarboxylase family protein — MVGQDTSHKDRVNQAINHRRPDRMPKDFAAVPEVWQKLGEYFSTQDRKVILEKLGVDCRIVYYDNFCHHPDVDQTSVVDMTASQERSSLSGMWRKMEPDGSNRDIWGAHRKKVKTPFGELDEFASYPLQNAQSVDDLKTYKWPEPDWWDFSTLNAYIDDLNDHAIYNIRYRLGSFFETAWSLYGFEKFQLDLMLNPDMVRYVLDRIAVVHLENLKRVLDTAGNKIDIVYFYDDVASQQSLLIGPDLYMEFIQPYHQKVIDIASQYNKPTMMHCCGSIYPLIESFVDMGLKILNPIQPSARDMHPEKLAKEFGGRISFHGGIDVQQFLPRATPEQVKDKVEKTASLLGEHGGYILAGSHHLQADTPVENILAMYGVI, encoded by the coding sequence ATGGTAGGTCAGGATACATCGCATAAAGATAGAGTAAACCAGGCGATTAATCATCGGAGACCGGACAGAATGCCCAAAGATTTTGCAGCGGTTCCGGAAGTATGGCAGAAACTGGGAGAATATTTTTCGACGCAGGACCGTAAAGTGATTCTGGAAAAATTGGGTGTTGACTGCCGGATTGTCTATTATGATAATTTTTGTCATCATCCCGATGTGGATCAGACATCTGTTGTGGATATGACAGCTTCGCAGGAACGTTCTTCTCTAAGCGGTATGTGGCGCAAGATGGAGCCTGACGGCAGCAATCGCGATATCTGGGGCGCGCATCGCAAAAAGGTCAAGACGCCTTTTGGCGAATTGGACGAGTTTGCTTCTTATCCGTTGCAGAATGCACAGAGTGTTGATGATTTGAAAACATACAAATGGCCGGAGCCGGATTGGTGGGATTTTAGTACCTTGAATGCATATATCGATGACCTCAATGATCACGCAATCTATAATATCCGCTATCGTCTGGGGTCTTTTTTTGAGACAGCCTGGTCTCTCTATGGGTTTGAAAAATTCCAGCTGGATTTGATGCTGAATCCGGATATGGTTCGATATGTCCTTGACAGAATTGCTGTGGTCCATCTTGAGAATCTGAAACGGGTACTGGATACAGCAGGGAATAAGATTGATATTGTCTATTTTTATGATGATGTCGCTTCTCAGCAGAGCCTGCTCATTGGTCCGGATTTGTATATGGAGTTTATACAGCCATATCATCAAAAGGTCATTGATATTGCATCACAATATAACAAGCCGACCATGATGCATTGCTGCGGTTCAATTTATCCCTTGATTGAATCGTTTGTTGATATGGGATTAAAGATACTGAATCCAATCCAGCCTTCAGCCCGGGATATGCATCCCGAAAAACTGGCAAAAGAATTCGGCGGCCGCATCTCATTCCATGGCGGAATCGATGTACAGCAATTCCTGCCCAGGGCCACACCGGAGCAGGTTAAGGATAAAGTAGAAAAGACAGCCAGTCTATTGGGCGAACACGGCGGCTATATACTGGCCGGGTCGCATCATTTGCAGGCAGATACCCCTGTGGAAAACATACTGGCCATGTATGGCGTGATATGA
- a CDS encoding ADP-ribosylglycohydrolase family protein has translation MITLTKEELQDKIKGAWAAQTIGVTFGGPLEFVYNSTMVPDYKEVPWYDGYLKKTFDEWPGLYDDIYMDLTFVQVFEDQGLDAPAQAFADAFANADYKLWFANQVARNNVLNGIKPPESGHWLNNPCADDIDFQIEADFAGIMCPGMVNAASEICDKVGHIMNYGDGWYGGVYVAAMYSLAFVSDDIEFIVEEALKTIPPESKFAQTISDVIAWHKENPDDWKDTWFKVHRKWSQDIGSPFGVFEPFNIDAKINAAWVVMGLLYGDGDFTKTFEISGRCGDDADCNPATAGGILATVTGYDNIPEFWKQGLDEVEDIDFKYTTISLNKAYELSYKHALSVIERNGGDMDESKVTIPYQPPETVPLEVAFEGHYPRKKIDLKKDLEDETTFKFNGKGFVVTGEAVKKGENNYTFDVEVYIDGELDDTVSLPTNFTTRRFYLFWKYQLPMQAHEVRLKVLNPTDQAVIALGNVLVYRDKPYRVEF, from the coding sequence ATGATTACACTGACAAAAGAGGAGCTTCAGGACAAAATTAAAGGTGCATGGGCAGCGCAAACCATCGGTGTTACCTTTGGCGGACCTCTTGAATTTGTCTACAACAGTACAATGGTACCTGATTATAAAGAGGTGCCCTGGTACGATGGTTACCTGAAAAAAACGTTTGACGAGTGGCCGGGATTGTATGATGATATTTATATGGATTTGACCTTTGTTCAGGTATTTGAAGATCAGGGGCTTGATGCCCCGGCGCAAGCGTTCGCTGATGCATTCGCGAATGCGGATTACAAGTTATGGTTTGCCAACCAGGTCGCTCGTAATAACGTGCTAAACGGAATAAAACCTCCCGAGTCCGGACACTGGCTGAACAATCCCTGTGCGGATGACATTGATTTTCAGATCGAAGCTGATTTTGCCGGAATTATGTGTCCCGGTATGGTCAATGCAGCCTCGGAGATTTGTGACAAGGTCGGACATATAATGAATTACGGCGACGGCTGGTATGGCGGTGTGTACGTGGCTGCCATGTATTCTCTGGCGTTTGTTTCTGATGATATCGAATTCATTGTGGAGGAGGCTCTCAAGACCATTCCACCTGAAAGCAAATTTGCTCAGACCATCAGCGATGTCATTGCATGGCATAAAGAAAATCCGGATGACTGGAAAGACACCTGGTTCAAGGTGCATCGTAAATGGTCTCAGGATATCGGATCGCCCTTTGGTGTGTTTGAGCCTTTTAACATCGATGCAAAGATTAATGCAGCCTGGGTTGTCATGGGATTGCTTTATGGTGATGGTGATTTTACAAAGACATTTGAAATTTCCGGACGCTGCGGCGATGATGCTGACTGCAATCCGGCGACTGCAGGCGGTATACTGGCAACGGTTACCGGATATGATAACATCCCGGAGTTTTGGAAACAGGGTCTTGATGAGGTTGAAGATATTGATTTTAAATATACGACGATTTCCCTGAATAAAGCTTACGAGTTGTCGTACAAACATGCGTTGAGTGTGATCGAGAGAAACGGCGGTGATATGGATGAGAGCAAAGTAACTATTCCATACCAGCCTCCCGAAACTGTGCCGCTTGAAGTGGCGTTTGAAGGGCATTATCCACGCAAAAAGATTGATCTGAAAAAAGACCTTGAGGATGAGACAACATTCAAATTCAACGGCAAAGGATTTGTGGTAACGGGTGAGGCGGTCAAAAAAGGCGAAAACAATTATACCTTTGATGTTGAGGTGTATATTGACGGTGAACTTGATGATACAGTATCACTGCCGACCAATTTTACCACACGCAGATTTTATCTGTTCTGGAAATATCAGTTACCCATGCAAGCACATGAGGTGAGGTTAAAGGTTCTGAATCCCACTGATCAGGCAGTCATTGCTCTTGGTAATGTGCTGGTTTACCGTGATAAACCATATAGAGTGGAATTTTAA
- a CDS encoding PorV/PorQ family protein, translated as MKIKFYFAVLILLLFTWSLSAQTPRDPMAGIDPPDFNRVGQTGWQFLHLPTTARTAAMADVKSGLIHNDASAIFNNPANMAEVENLDASFTQINYIADISYMTAALAKNFGAWGNFGVFFANLDIGEMVRTQNVYNEFLGSTERSGDLGTFTAGDVMIGLAYARNVTDRLSIGGNVSYIEENLADTEVKNWNTDFGLYYRTGFKSLRLSMVARNFGPDTEFAGFNELYGVPQSVRMPINFRLGIGFDPIPASEDNPHELSVYLEGVHPNDGPERVHAALEYKLMKVLSIRGGYKFNYDEQGLTLGGGVHFYMGGMSGRIDYAYLDYGRLDTVHMFSVGFAMD; from the coding sequence ATGAAGATAAAATTCTATTTTGCTGTTTTGATATTATTATTATTCACTTGGTCTTTATCCGCTCAAACACCAAGAGATCCCATGGCGGGCATTGACCCACCTGATTTTAATCGAGTGGGGCAAACCGGCTGGCAGTTTTTACATCTTCCAACCACCGCCAGAACTGCGGCTATGGCAGATGTAAAGAGCGGCCTGATTCATAATGATGCATCAGCCATTTTTAACAATCCGGCCAACATGGCGGAAGTTGAAAATCTGGATGCAAGTTTTACACAAATCAATTACATAGCCGATATTTCCTATATGACCGCTGCCCTGGCTAAAAATTTCGGTGCCTGGGGCAACTTTGGTGTGTTTTTCGCTAATCTTGATATTGGTGAAATGGTTCGAACCCAAAATGTCTATAATGAATTTCTCGGGTCTACCGAACGCAGCGGTGATCTGGGGACATTTACAGCCGGCGATGTCATGATCGGTCTGGCTTATGCCAGAAATGTAACAGACAGGCTTTCCATTGGTGGAAATGTCAGCTATATCGAAGAAAATCTTGCCGATACTGAGGTAAAAAACTGGAATACCGATTTTGGCCTCTATTATCGGACAGGTTTCAAGTCGCTGCGGCTCTCCATGGTAGCGCGAAATTTTGGACCGGATACTGAATTTGCGGGCTTTAATGAGCTTTACGGTGTGCCGCAGAGTGTGCGGATGCCGATCAATTTCAGACTCGGCATCGGGTTCGATCCCATCCCGGCGAGTGAAGATAATCCGCATGAACTTTCAGTCTACCTGGAAGGTGTGCATCCGAATGATGGGCCTGAGCGGGTTCATGCCGCACTGGAATATAAACTCATGAAGGTTCTTTCGATTCGTGGTGGATACAAATTCAACTATGATGAACAGGGCCTGACTCTCGGCGGCGGTGTTCACTTTTATATGGGCGGTATGAGTGGACGTATCGATTATGCTTATCTCGATTACGGCCGCCTGGATACTGTTCACATGTTCAGTGTCGGATTTGCAATGGACTAG